Proteins found in one Triticum aestivum cultivar Chinese Spring chromosome 4D, IWGSC CS RefSeq v2.1, whole genome shotgun sequence genomic segment:
- the LOC123096104 gene encoding flavonoid O-methyltransferase-like protein Os11g0303600, whose amino-acid sequence MAAEAQQLTVPTEAELLQGQADLWRHSLYYMTSMAFQCAVKLGVPTTIHSLGGAASLPDLVVALSLPPAKLPYLCRIMRLLATSGVFAADNATDVVTYRLTPLSWLLLDGVAVEGHPSQSSLVLAATSRNCLEAAMGLSDWFKKDVAASPFEDLHGVTLFDGSMAEQDPEIDAVFNDALASHDNSGFLTVLRECGTIFQGLESLTDCCGGDGTTARAIVETFPQIKCTVLDLPRVIDNVQADGVVNYVAGDMFKSVPPAHAVLIKLVLHHWSDEDCVKILAQCKKAIPSREEGGKVMVIDIVVDSSSGPTHEAELLMDVAMMVMTNGRQRDETDWSEIFTKAGFNDYKLVKKLGARGVFEVYP is encoded by the exons ATGGCGGCCGAGGCTCAGCAATTGACCGTTCCCACCGAGGCAGAGCTTCTGCAGGGGCAGGCCGACCTTTGGCGCCACAGCCTCTACTACATGACCTCCATGGCATTCCAGTGCGCCGTCAAGCTCGGCGTCCCAACCACCATCCACAGCCTGGGTGGCGCGGCATCGCTGCCCGATCTGGTCGTCGCGCTGTCCCTTCCACCTGCCAAGCTGCCTTACCTCTGTCGCATCATGCGGCTGCTGGCTACCTCCGGCGTCTTCGCCGCTGATAACGCCACCGACGTGGTCACCTACCGCCTGACCCCGCTGTCCTGGCTCCTGCTTGACGGCGTCGCCGTAGAAGGCCACCCAAGCCAAAGCTCCCTTGTGCTCGCCGCAACCTCGAGAAACTGCCTTGAGGCTGCGATGGGGCTCTCCGACTGGTTCAAGAAGGACGTCGCGGCGTCGCCATTTGAGGATCTCCATGGCGTCACCCTCTTCGACGGGAGCATGGCGGAACAAGACCCCGAGATCGATGCCGTGTTCAACGACGCTCTGGCGTCCCATGATAACTCCGGGTTCCTCACGGTCCTGCGGGAGTGCGGCACCATCTTCCAGGGGCTCGAGTCCCTGACCGACTGCTGTGGTGGCGACGGCACGACAGCGAGAGCCATCGTGGAGACCTTTCCGCAAATCAAGTGCACCGTGCTCGACCTTCCGCGGGTGATCGACAATGTCCAAGCAGATGGTGTGGTTAACTACGTGGCCGGTGACATGTTCAAGTCCGTCCCACCTGCTCATGCTGTGTTGATCAAG CTTGTGCTGCACCACTGGAGTGATGAGGACTGTGTGAAGATCCTTGCTCAATGCAAGAAGGCCATCCCTTCGCGGGAAGAGGGAGGGAAAGTGATGGTGATCGACATAGTTGTAGACTCTTCTTCGGGACCAACGCACGAAGCAGAGCTCCTGAtggatgtagccatgatggtgatGACCAATGGCCGGCAGCGAGATGAAACTGACTGGAGCGAGATATTCACCAAGGCAGGATTCAATGACTACAAACTTGTGAAGAAACTCGGAGCTCGAG